From the genome of Corallococcus macrosporus DSM 14697:
CCCCGAGGACGAGGAGCCGCTCGATTTCGTTCTCCAGCTCGCGGATGTTCCCCGGCCACGCGTAGGCGCCCAGGATGGCCAGGGCCTCCGGATCCAACCCCCGGGCGCGCTGGCCCTCGCGGTGGTGCTTGCGCAGGAAGTGGTCGATGAGGACCGGCATGTCGTCGCGGCGCTCGCGCAGGGGCGGCAACTGCACGCGGATGACGTTGATGCGGTAGTACAGGTCCTCGCGGAACTCGCCCCGCTTCACCAGCTCCCCCAGGTCCTTGTGGGTGGCGGCGATGACGCGGACGTTGACCTCCTTGAGCTGGGTGCCGCCCACGGGCAGGAAGGTGCCCTCCTGCAGCACGCGCAGGAGCTTCACCTGGAGCGCGGCGGACATGTCGCCCACCTCGTCCAGGAAGAAGGTGCCGCCGTCGGCGACCTCGAAGAGGCCCTTCTTGTCGCGCAGCGCGCCGGTGAAGGCGCCGCGGGTGTGGCCGAAGAGGGCGCTCTCCAGCAGGTTGTCGTTGAAGGCGGAGCAGTTCTGCACCACGAAGGGCTGCTGCGCGCGCGGGCCGTTGACGTGGATGGCGCGGGCCACCAGCTCCTTGCCGGTGCCGGACTCGCCGTTGATGAGGACGGTGGAGTCGGAGTTGGCCACCTTCTCCATCAGCCGGAACACCTCCATCATGGGGCCGGAGCGCCCGATGATCTTCTCGAAGCGGAAGCGGTCGTTCAGCTCGCGTGACAGCGCGGGCGCGCCGTCCTCCTGGCGCGACGCCGCCTCCGCCTCGTGGCTGGCGATCTCCTTCGCCACGCACTCCAGCAGGTCGCCCAGCTTGCTCAGCTCGCCCCCGTCCAGCACGGGCACCTGCTCGGTGAGCCCGTCCAGGTCCGTGTGCGGCGGGGCGAACTGGCGCACCTTCGACTTGAGGACCTCCGCCTCGCGCGCGTCAAGGGGCTGGCGGGCGAAGCCCTCGACGAAGAGGAAGCCCTCGTACTCGTTGGCGATGTAGAGTGGCGCTCCCACGATGGTGAAGTTGAGGTGGCAGTCGTGAATGAGCGAGCGGCGCACCTTCTTGTTGGCCTTGAACTTCTCGTTCAGCACGCGGACGGATTGACCGCAGCGCCGCATGCCCTCCTTGGAGGTCAAGGCGGCGCGGCACAGCGCGTTCGGCGGCGGGGTGACGTCCCCGCGCTGCCACGCGTGCACCACCCCGTGGCGGTCCGCGAAGGCGAGCTCCACCTGCCACCACTTGCGGATGACATCCCTGAGCATGATGATGGTGTGCAGGTTCAGATGCTTCCCGTAGTCCATCCCCACCTCCGTCGCGTCTCCCCACGCACCGGAGCAGGGGACGCCGGGCCTGGCACCTGCCAGATTCCCGGCCTCTCATACCTCATGAATGGGCATTATCCGCACCCCTCTCTCCCGTGACTACCTCCCCTTACACCCGCGGTGAATCCGGGCATGGCCACGCGCATGACCACGGCGACGGCCACCATCATCATCATGGCCACGGGCATGGGCACGGGCATTCGCACGGTCCCCGGAGGGGCGGACTGGCGGAGGAGCGGAAGAAGGACAAGCACCGGCTCATCTTCGCCCTGGTGCTGACGTCCACCATCGCGCTGGCGGAGGCCGTGGGCGGCTGGCTGACGAACTCGCTGGCCCTGCTGTCCGACGCGGGGCACATGCTGACGGACGTGTCCGCGATGGCGCTGAGCCTGGTGGCCCTGTGGTTCGCGGGCAAGCCGGCGGACGTGAAGA
Proteins encoded in this window:
- a CDS encoding sigma 54-interacting transcriptional regulator — its product is MDYGKHLNLHTIIMLRDVIRKWWQVELAFADRHGVVHAWQRGDVTPPPNALCRAALTSKEGMRRCGQSVRVLNEKFKANKKVRRSLIHDCHLNFTIVGAPLYIANEYEGFLFVEGFARQPLDAREAEVLKSKVRQFAPPHTDLDGLTEQVPVLDGGELSKLGDLLECVAKEIASHEAEAASRQEDGAPALSRELNDRFRFEKIIGRSGPMMEVFRLMEKVANSDSTVLINGESGTGKELVARAIHVNGPRAQQPFVVQNCSAFNDNLLESALFGHTRGAFTGALRDKKGLFEVADGGTFFLDEVGDMSAALQVKLLRVLQEGTFLPVGGTQLKEVNVRVIAATHKDLGELVKRGEFREDLYYRINVIRVQLPPLRERRDDMPVLIDHFLRKHHREGQRARGLDPEALAILGAYAWPGNIRELENEIERLLVLGGELEFIPAELLSSRIRDAVLPGGGPFISPRAHGKLHEAVEALEREMIQQGLLRTRYNKSRLARELGISRSNLILKISRYGLDKGLPDDEAEMGDA